The sequence CCGGTCGGCATCGCCATCTAAAGCAACTCCAATATCAGCCCCCAACTCTTTTACTTTCTGAGACAGATTTTGTGGATGAAGCGCACCGCAGCTCTCATTGATATTAAAACCATTGGGCGAAACTCCCATCGCAAAAACCTGAGCCCCCAACTCTTCAAACACCACAGGCGCCACCTTGTAAGCCGCACCATTTGCGCAATCGACCACAATTTTTATCCCTTCCAAAAAAAGATCTTTCGGAAAAGCACTTTTGAGAAATTCAATATAACGGCCCGGCGCATCTTCTACCCGAAAGGCCCTGCCAATTTCCGTACCGCTTGGTAAATCTCCCGATTCTTTTTGATTCAGTTTTTGTTCAAGTTGATATTCCAACTCGTCAGGCAATTTAAAACCTTCATGGTCAAAAAACTTGATTCCATTGTCGTAATAGGGATTGTGCGAGGCGGAGATCACCACCCCCGCATCGGCACGCATGGCGCGCGTGATGAAGGCAATGGCAGGTGTAGGCAAAGGACCCAACAGGATGGCCTCTGCACCTGCCGAGCAAACCCCGCTGGAGAGCGCATTTTCAAACATGTAGCCCGAACGACGCGTGTCTTTGCCAATCACCACCCGGCTTTTATGGGGTGAGCCCTTTTGCTTAAAGAGTTGAGCAATGCCACGACCCAGGCCAAGAGCCACTTCGCTGGTCATGGGATGAATATTTGCTTTTCCGCGAACCCCATCGGTGCCAAATAATTTTCTAATCACACTACCCCCTCTCCCTACCCTCTCCCTCAAAGGGAGAGGGAGAAGATAAAAAATCATTTACTAAAGTACAAGTACGCCTCGCTGCCGCGACATTGTGCACACGTAGAAACTGGATTCCCTGGTTCAGGCACAAGGCATGGGCCACTTCGCTTAAAGTGGATCGATCACGAGGAACATGATCTTCTTCAAAATATTTTTTCAAAAAAGACTTTCGAGAAAGCCCTATCATTAAAGGTCGCCTGAATTTCTGCAATTGTTTTAAGTAGGCCAGCAACTGAACATTTTGGCTCCCTGTTTTGGCAAAACCAACACCAGGATCCAAAATAATCTTTCGCAGATCCACTTTTTTTTTATCGAGGGCTTCCAATTTTTCTTCAAAAAAACGACAGAGCTCTTCCATAATATTTGGATATCGATTCAAGCTCGACATCGTCTGTGGGTTTCCCCGCGAATGCATCAAGACTGCAGGCAGGTGATGCTGGGCCAAAAAAGGAATCATCTCTTTATCAAATTCAAAAGCGCTCACGTCATTGATGAGATCAACACCGTAAGAAAGAAGTTTCTCGGCAACTTTCACCTTTCGCGTATCGAGTGAAACAGGCAAATTTATTTGATCTCTCAACACATCCAAAACAGGAAGAAGACGATCCAATTCTTTCTGCACCGTAATTGCTGTAGCTCCGGGACGAGTCGACTCGGCACCAATTTCAATCAGATCGGCCCCTTGAGCTTGCAAGTCTAAGGCATGTTTCAGAGCCTGCTTGGGATTGTGATACAAATCTCCATCCGAGAAAGAATCGGGGGTCACATTTAAAATACCAATCAAAAAAGGAAAG is a genomic window of Deltaproteobacteria bacterium containing:
- a CDS encoding phosphoglucosamine mutase, producing the protein MRKLFGTDGVRGKANIHPMTSEVALGLGRGIAQLFKQKGSPHKSRVVIGKDTRRSGYMFENALSSGVCSAGAEAILLGPLPTPAIAFITRAMRADAGVVISASHNPYYDNGIKFFDHEGFKLPDELEYQLEQKLNQKESGDLPSGTEIGRAFRVEDAPGRYIEFLKSAFPKDLFLEGIKIVVDCANGAAYKVAPVVFEELGAQVFAMGVSPNGFNINESCGALHPQNLSQKVKELGADIGVALDGDADRVVLCDEQGEILDGDVFLAIAALELKRKFRLNKNTVVATVMSNFALERFLKEQKIDLLRVQVGDRYVVEAMRSNAYNLGGEQSGHMVFLDHATTGDGLLAALQILAIMKQQGKKLSQLKKLFEPLPQVLENIKVGRREDFLKFPSLQKLLKDSENKLGEQGRLLLRYSGTEALVRIMVECENQALIPNIISDIKTEVLKVLA
- the folP gene encoding dihydropteroate synthase, which encodes MLQDLSPLQLGPTNFSFGPFPFLIGILNVTPDSFSDGDLYHNPKQALKHALDLQAQGADLIEIGAESTRPGATAITVQKELDRLLPVLDVLRDQINLPVSLDTRKVKVAEKLLSYGVDLINDVSAFEFDKEMIPFLAQHHLPAVLMHSRGNPQTMSSLNRYPNIMEELCRFFEEKLEALDKKKVDLRKIILDPGVGFAKTGSQNVQLLAYLKQLQKFRRPLMIGLSRKSFLKKYFEEDHVPRDRSTLSEVAHALCLNQGIQFLRVHNVAAARRTCTLVNDFLSSPSPFEGEGRERG